The stretch of DNA TCGCGAATGCCGCCGCGTAAGCCGGATCGAGGCGCCGACCGGAGACGACCGCACGGCCGTCCCAGATCGTGAGGTCCGCGGCCGCGCCGCTTTCCGGCACGCGGACGACCGCCGGAACCGCGACGGACGACCCCAGAAAGGCCGAACGCCGCCAGGGCGCGGCCGAGGACACGCCGGCGACTGCCAGCGCGCACACGGCCGCGATCGGCCACGGTCTCGCTATCCCGAAGCGCATCCGTTGTTTACGATAGCCTTCCTCTCCGGCGAAGTCAATCGCGGGATCGGAAGTTATACGACGGGGCCCGTCTTTTCGTTGGGATCGCTCGCCCGGGAGGCGCCGTCCCGGACTTCGACGACGATGGCGGTGATGTTGTCGAGGCCCCCCCTGTCGTTGGCGCGCTCGATCAGGTCGCGACAGATGGCTTCGGGATCGTTCCCGGTGCCGAGCACCTCGGAGATCTCCTCGTCCGAGAGCATCGTCGTCAGCCCGTCGGAGCAGAAGAGGTACTGGTCGCCGGTCTGGAGATCGAGCTCCTGGAGCTCCGGCACCACGGTGGGCCCGCCTCCGAGCGCCCGCGTCACGACGTTCTTCAACGGATGGGATTTCGCCTCCTCCTCGGTGAGGATGCCCGTGACGATCTGTTCGTGCACCCACGAGTGGTCGTCGGTCAGGCGGCGCAGCTCTCCGCTCCGTCGGCGGTAAGCGCGGCTGTCGCCCACGTGCGCGAGCGACATTCCGGAGCCGTTCAGGATCCCCCCGACGAGCGTCGTCCCCATGCCCTTCAGCGACGGCTGCTTCGCGACGGCGGAGATCACGCGTTCGTTCGCCTTCTCGACCGCCACCGCGAGCCGGTTGCTGTTGA from Thermoanaerobaculia bacterium encodes:
- a CDS encoding Stp1/IreP family PP2C-type Ser/Thr phosphatase, whose protein sequence is MAMNLRAFGLTDIGRKRKHNEDSFVIDLSEGLFVVADGMGGHAAGEVAAKIAVDTIEEFITDTSQKMESTWPFQYNHQWRFNSNRLAVAVEKANERVISAVAKQPSLKGMGTTLVGGILNGSGMSLAHVGDSRAYRRRSGELRRLTDDHSWVHEQIVTGILTEEEAKSHPLKNVVTRALGGGPTVVPELQELDLQTGDQYLFCSDGLTTMLSDEEISEVLGTGNDPEAICRDLIERANDRGGLDNITAIVVEVRDGASRASDPNEKTGPVV